The genomic interval GCCGTGCGAGAGCGCTACATCGAGGACTGGAGTCACCGGCTGGCCATGAACTCCACTCCAATCTTCCTTGGGCCAACCAGCTATTCGGCAGTCTACAGCGAGAACGAGGCCAGTCTGAAGCAACACTCGTCTATCAcgccgctgcggctgccgGAGCCCAGACCGTCCGGTGTCGGTGTCGCCTACACGGTCGACGTCCACCAGGCGCAGCTAGGCGCTGagttgctgtcgctgctCTTCGATGACTTTGAGTTGTATCGCCGAACGGCCATAGCCTGCGATGAGCAGATTAGCGAGGGCGTCCTTGGCCTGCCGACCGTCCGTACCCTCTgcgacctcgtcgagggGATGTACAATAGCGAACGGGGTCATCTGGACCCGCAGtcgcggctgctggcactCTCGCGGCGGCTATTCGAGGGCACAACCAGTGAGATCGTCACGCACGCGACCATGACGCTCGATGAGTATCTCGTTGCCCTGGCAGGCCGTTGGGAAGCCATTGGTTTCATCCTCACCATGTCAGGCATGTGCGCCGCCCACACGACCGTTGACGACCCGCTCTTCCACGGCCTGCGCCACACCGCAACCGACCACAAGAACCTAGGCATCCTGGCCACTGCTGGCAGCGACCGGTGTCTGCAGTTCTGCGACAGCGTAGGCGTCATGAGCGACACTCTCGGCTGGCTGCTGATTCGACATGTCCATCTACTAACCTTGGTCTGTGGCGACTACGGTATGTCTCTTCGGGCACCAAGAGGAGACCATAGCTAATTTCCAGATTATCGACCACGAAAACGCCTCGGAGAACTCTCGACCCTCCTCTTCGCCATTGGCTATCACCAGCTCGACGCCGGTGAGCATCTgccattcttcctcgccgaAGGGCGGAAACGGCTCATGGTATCCGCCTATGCCTGTGACAAGGAGCTGGCGACATTTCTTGGCTGTCCTCCGCTAATCGCCTATCGCTTCTGTCGCATGCAATTGCCTCTGGACCTGGAACCGGCTGAAGTGATGGCCGAGCCAGCCGTGCGCGAGGCCGCCATCCACAAACTGGACGCCAACGGCTGGAACACTAAGAGGCTCATCAAAGGCACTTCGTGGAGTCGAATGGCTGTGCTCCTGGGCCACGTTCGTGAGCTCGTACTAGAACTTTCGCTCGATTCCCGGGATCATGATATTTGGCAGCGCGTCGAGTATGCTCTTCTTAATCGCTCCACTGCGATACCCTGCTAAGTCCCCTCTAGTGAAGTCTCGTCTCTGGCCCAGCAGGTGCGGAATGAAATTCCTTCCTACCTGCAGTGGGACGGAAGCATCGAATCCACCCTGCGGCTGACCAGCAGCATTCCCGTGTACCTTCATCTCGATCTGCTGTACAGCGATTTCCTCCTGCAGCGCATCCTTGTCAAGCGGTCTATGAGGGGATCCGAGACCCTAGTCAGTCTTGCGCACCAGATGCTCAAGGCCATCCTTGCCCAGATTACTATCATTCAACGATGCGGCAACCCTTTCAGTGACCTCGGATGGACGGTATCCTCGCCCTTATTCCCTCAGAACACCGATATCGTCGCATGCTGATCCTATAGATCCCCTACTTCGGCCTCCCCTCGGCCGGGATCCTCGCCATCGAACTTCTCCGCCGCACTCAAAACACCCACCCGCGGCCAAACGAGAGGCCCTTCCCCCGCTCAGAAGTGATCCAGAACCTCAGCATCCTCGCCTCACATATTCAGTACATAACCCTGCCGCAGAAAGGCAACTACGAGGTCTGCCAACAGGGCCGCAAGGCCATTTTGTATATTCTGGATCTCGTACTCTCCATGCGCACAGATGCCACCGCATCGATTAGCGCTGTGCCGAACGACGTAATACCAACGGACTGGCTGAACGACGAGTGGTTAAATGATGGGACCGATTTTATCAGGTGGATTGACACGCTGGATTGGGACGTATAGGGTCGAACGATCTGGGTCGCTGGCCTGTCGACTCTGATGCACTTGGATGTCTGTTCGTACTCTCAGCCACAAATCCATCGAGGCCTTGAAACATATGGGTGTGGCTTAAGGTCATTTGCCACTTGAGGGCGGAAGAGTGATCTTTTATCGGCAACAGCTTGTTCATAAATGAGAACACTAATTGCTAGGCGAATTTCTCCTTCCTCGATCGGTTCTACGATGTGCAAACATGTTCTATATTCACAGGAGCTAACCAGGCCCAACAGCAATAGGTCAGGGTATGCCCGCTTTACAGTGTCGATGGATGAATGGATGATTTCATTCACGGCTGCTCGCCGAAGCGATCTACAGGACACCATGAATAAATGTGTCCGATCTTGAAACAGTTTCAAGCAGCTGTATGATTACACCATGGAGAAGTGTAATCAAGATTTCCAGCGATGATTTTTCGGCTCTGGACACATGAAGTTGGCATGTCTCTATCGAGAATTACACTAATTCTCGTgtctccaccaccagctcccAATACATTTCTCTTCGCATATGTAATGTTCCGGCACACTTAATTCAAAAGGGATATTCTATATAGCTACCAATTCAGACCTTTTGCAACCTTCCATTGAAGGGCTTGAGCGTGGCACCAACAGATATTGGTCTTTCTAAGAGGCAGCTAAGAATAAAAGgaatggatgggaagattTGAAGCGTTATCGCGCGATCGTTGTACTTCGAAATACCAACACAGGGAGCGTTTTGATAATATGTACAATCAGGCTTTCATCTAGTAATCAATCAATTTGGCTGTCGATCGGTTCAGACATATCGATGGGTTTAAGTGGGGAGTTCGGAGTCGGGGTCGGAGTCGGGGTCGCGCGTGTACTACGAATTTTGGGTTTCGGCGTTCAGTGCCGGAGCCTCGCGACGATCTTTGCATTCCTTTTGGATACGGAATTAATTTGCTTCTACCGTTTCCTTCCAGACCAAACAGTGAACACAAATTCAATTCCCGCCCCCTTCTTTTGTCATGTTGGGGGGTGGGTGTCGCTAAATCCTCACGGAGTTGACTCGGGGTTCAAGCCCGAAGGTATTCAGTCATATGGTCATTGCTCAACAGTAAGAGGGAACTTATACTTGCACACCTGCACAACCTGCCACACTAATAGGATCTAATTACCCACAGTAATGTCTATTTAATCAGCGAGTGTCTGTCGGGGTCGGAGTGAGGCTGTTCAATCCGGAGTTGGACCCCGAGTATTAGGGTACCTTGCCTATATATAAGAATTGGACAGGTTCCTGGTGATCTGGACGATTCTACATTAATCTGTATCTTTCCCATCGTGATTGTGATTGCCATCCCACGCTCTCATCTTACTTTGATTTGATATATACGGCAATAAAATAATGGCTcctctctccatccagcgACCGCCCTCCGCACCTCTCGGTCCCCTCCCACGCAGCGATATTCAGCTTGCGATGGATGCGTGGAAATTCATCAAACGACAGGTCCAGCACTTTCGTGAACGACGACCTTCAGAGACTGAAGCACTTTCAGAGTGTTATAAGACGAAGTCGGCGGAGTCAGCTATCAGCAAAGCAGGTACGCTGGTTGCTGGCGAAGGATCCacgacggagaagacgggAAAGAAATGAATCTTTAGTCGGATCCGTGTAAGTGTTTCCCTGCTTGTTCTTGCCTTCCTTGGCAGGAAGTGTTTGCATGCGGGACTGTTTCTAATGGGGGAGCTAGGAAAGGAAAATTGATTGCGGCAGAAGGCTGGACACATAGGGACCAGTTTTCTTAAGACAGAGTAGCCCTTCGGAGTGATCAGCGAACGAAGGGTGAAACAGTAAATAGGAATATTGCTTGGGATGAGAGAGGACCGAGCCGCGTCGAGATCGACGAAGGGGTTGACAGTGGGAAGCGCAACAAAGTTTCACTGCCAGCTCGCGTACGGTAGTGAGCTCCTTTCAACCCCGTTTCTTCGTTTCAGGGCATGTTTGTTAGTGCTGTATTATTGGCCATGGCCTATCTCACCAAGTACGGACTCAATGCGGTCAAGCATTTTGCTTTGTATGTTTTGTCTTTGTATTTTCCATAGTTCAACCCATTACGAATGAAGACGCTTGATAAGAAAAACTTTTGACCCGAACGCAAAGCCTCCAAATGTCAGAAAAGATATAAGCTAAACAAGAGATTGGTTACTCCACTCTTCCTATGCCATCTAGCACTCATATAATTTCTTGGTGGGATAGAGTACTCCAGAAAATGAGGGCAGGACTAGGGCTATCAACAGATTCCCCATTACGATGTAATGGTCCCTGACTATCTAGCCAATTAGCGTTCACTGAGTTCCAGTGCACGCTGGCATCTACTCAGTGAGCCGGATCTCCTGGCCCTCATTAAAGAGGCGGTGGCTTAGATAGGAAAGCCCCACCTGCCAGAGAACGTCCGGTTAGTATAGAGCGCTACAGCTCAGTGGGTTATTAAAAAAGGACTTCTCTCTAGGGCAATGGCCAATTCTACTCGCAGGCTACTGCCGTAATGAATTTGAGAAACTGCCCGGACCTACCTAACTAGTAAACGTCCGATATCATTACGTAAGTTGTTGCCACCGTCGTAAGGGCCAGACCAAAAAACCCTAATTGAAGACTCGCTATCGGCGCCGAAGCCGCAGGGCGGAACGGATCGCCAATCCGCTGTTGGTTCCCCCCATCATAGCCGATCTACCTCGGCCGTTTTACGCCATAGTTTTTGGCCAGACTTATCACTATGATAGAATCATTGGCATTCGGTGAAAAAGCGGCGCCGTGCTCTGCATAACGACGGGCTCTATTCCGCAGCATTTGagtggttttttttttgatcAATTCATCGTTATATACGGACTCTACTCTACTATTAGTTCATTTTCTGATTGTTTACTTTCTTTCCCTACAAATAATCCCGTATGACCGAAACAGCGACCATTCTGGTCACAAGACCACCGCAAAGCAAGGCAGATTTAGTGGGATCCCGCTTTGTGCAGCCTAAAGGCGAATACAATGGCATTCGAGATTCCTCTCAAGAGCAGAGAGGAGCAGAATATCATGTCAGAGACACAGAAATGTTTCGAGTGCCAACTTTACCACCGAGTGAAGAGGGAATTGAACTTGAACCTCATCAATTTTCAACAGCCATGTCTTTCCCTGAAGGGGGTCGGAAAGCGTGGCTGGTTGTCTTCTCGTCGTTCTGCTTGATAGCGGCGACATTTGGGCTCACAGCTTCAATTGGCCTTTTCCAATCTCATTGGCAATCCCACCAGCTCTCAAACTATAGCTCTCAAGACATAGCATGGATCTCTTCTACCCAGATCTTCCTGACCTTATTTTTGGGAGTGCAGATTGGTCCACTCTTTGATCGATATGGACCACGATATTTGACATTTGTGGGCTCAGTGGGATGCGTGTCTTATCTGCTCCTCCTAGGCCAATGCACAAAGTATTGGCAATTTCTCCTTTGCTTCGGAGTTCTCGGCGGAACAAGCGGTGCGATATTGACTACCGTTGCATTATCTGTAATATCGCACTGGTTCAAAGCTCGGAGAGGTCTAGCCACTGGTATCACCTTTACCGGGACTAGCTTAGGAGGGATAGTGTTCCCATTGGCGCTGCGATCCATATTAAGCCACATGTCATGGGCTTGGTCAATGAGGCTGTTGGCTTTATTTGTTTTCATTCTTGTGCTATTCGGAAATCTTTTTGTGCGAGGCCGATTACCAACTCAGAAGCAGGGAGGTATCATTAACCTGAAGAGCTTTCGCGATGCGAGATTTGTTTGGACAACCGCTGGAATTTCGTGTATGTTCATGGGAATCATTCTGCATATTGAGTTTATGCCCACTGACATTGGCCGAAGGTTTCGAGTTTGTACTCTTCACGGCGATTGGCCTCCTTCCCACCTATGCCCTAGAGCAAGGGTTTGGCCGCGAGACAAGCTTCAACGTAATTGCGATAATGAATGCGTAAGTGTCACCATTCCTGTTTTGAAATAATAAAAAAATTAATGCGCTCAAAGCGGGTCTGGACTTGGTCGATATACAGCCGGTTTAGTTGCAGACCACTACGGTCGATTCAACAGCATGACCGTATCAATTCTGATTTCAATCTTCGCGACACTAGCACTCTGGCTGCCGGCCAATAACAATATAGCTATTTTCTACACTATGGTCCCCATCTTTGGGTTTGGCTCTGGCAGTGTGATGAGCTTGGCCCCGGTGTGTATCGGGGAGCTCTGTAAGGTGAGTGAATATGGACAGCGATATGGGACAAGCTACAGTGTGGTCGGCATTGCGTAAGTGTGTCTGCACTATTTGTCTGAGGAAATATTAATTAGAAATTCAGAACCCTCATCTCGATTCCGGttgccgcccagctccaagCAGCCGCAGGGACGACTGCATTCGTGGCGTTTTGTGGTGGAATGCTGGTGCTGGCACTGCTGTCTTTTATAATGGCTAGATGGGCCTGCTTGGACTATAAGTGGCAGGCTAAGGTCAAGATTTAAGTGTATCAAATACATCTTACCATGAAATTGGCACGCAAGCAAATCCAACATACTAGAAAGGCCGAAAGGCCCTTTTGCATTGTTAGGCAAAATTGACCAACTTTGTTACTATTTCTCAAAATATACTCGAGTTAGTATTTTCAAGACTCAAGGACATGATTATGCGAAGAACAATGATAGTCTTATTTATTTTAAGAACCCGCAGATTCTATAACAAATATTGCTGAAATGGACTATCAGCAGCTACAAAGATTTCAAAATAGTCTCTGTCATCACCAAAaccttctcttcttcaaggcGTCGAGCAACCAGTTGCAGGCTCACAGGCATTCCATGGACTATGTTGGCGTTATCTGGAGGTGTCATGTCAGTTAAGGCGGTCATGGAGATATAAAAATTCTAGGACTCACAGCTACCCTGCACCTGGACGTCAAATTCACTGAGCGGATTATGTCCGCTATACGCAGCATCGACCTTCTCGTCAGCCTTGATGCCACACGGGAAGGAGACAGCAGAGTAATCAAGGAGATTGTAAGCGCCGGTATATCCACCGTACTCAAGTTTCCCGTGCTCGACGGAGCTGTAGGGACTTGTTGGGCCTTATAACGACATAGGGTTAGCGGTCAGTTATCGGAGGGAGGGGGTGGCTTACACAAAATGccgtccagctcctcgacaGAGTTCCAGTGATCAAGATAACTCTTCTGAAGATCACTGCGCTCCACTTGAAGCTGCCACATTTCATAAACCCCCATTTCCTGTGATTTTTCATACGAACCCATTTCCGGGCGGAATGGCTCGCCAGTAGGCTCGAGCAGCTTGCGAATTGACTTCGCTCCGTCTGCAATGAACATCCGTCGTAGAAGATCTCGTGCTTCCTTGTGCCCCGTGGGCTCCCAATCGACGAGCTCGTGCCCCGAAGCTTTGAGCTTTTCGACGGTTTCTCTCAAAGCACGAGCGACTGGTGGAGTTGGCATAACCAAGCCGTCGTTCCACATGACAGCAAGCTTAAGTCTTCTTTTTGGCTCCACAGTTCGCCATGGAATTGGCAGACACTTTGGATCGTGAAGCCAGGGCTTCTGGTCGATAATGGTTTTGGAGTAGAAGACTATTTCCTCAAGCGTCTTGGCAAGGGGACCATTTACACTCATCACAGCCTCTTGGCCTGCTAATCCGGATCGGGCTCGGCAATGAGGGAATCGGCCAGCCGATGGCCGAATAGTGAAAATCCCAGTACAAGCTGCCGGTATACGAAGAGAACCTCCTATTGCGTAGCATGTTAGCTCATATACAGCCTCCCTGGTGAATATTGTGTTCTCACCAATGTCTGAGCCGACGCCAATCCGGCTACCGCCGAACGCAATCAACGCCGACTCGCCTCCTGAGGATCCGCCCGATGTGAGACTGCGATTTAGAGGATTCAAAGTTCGACCGGTAACATTGTTGACCGTTTCTCCAAGCATCACCGCAGTAGGGACATTTGTCTTCACGTATAAGACGGCACCGGCTTGCAGGATCAAGTCCACGATGGTGCTGTTGTATGTTGCAGGAGTGTTTGCTAGTAGTGCAATACCAATTGTAGATGGCTTCCCAATAATGTTGAAATTGTCTTTAATGGAAATTGGGAATCCATGGAATGGACCCTTGGGACGACCATGCTTTTGGAGATAATCGTCGCATTCCTTTGCTTGAGCAATCGCTTCATCGAAAAATATTTCCGACAAGCAATTCGTCTGCAATACAGTAGTTATTAAATCTTGCTTTTCAAAAGTTTATTTACGTATGGAACAGAAGGCTTACCAATTGGTGCGCTGCAGCCGCGGCCTTACAGTACGCTAAGGTTACATCCTCAGATTTCCAGGTGCCCTTAGACAAATAGCCCAGCGTTTTCAGCGCATCAGTTGAGACAATTTCAATCTCGCGATTTGTGAAAAGTCCCGACTCAGACAGAAAATTGGACACATCCGCTTGGCTTTCTGAGGGCAGCTTCTCATCCGGAATGACCCATTTGGAGGGGATGGCAGCCTTGATATCCTGCTGTTTTTGCTTGGCGATATCTTGCCAGTTGTCAGTTGTAGATCCCATTGTTATGGATTGACGGTGATCAGATAAGGTGCAACAATGAATGATCGGTAAGAATTGCAAAGCGTCTGCCACGTACTTTGGTTATCTAGCCACACGGATATTGGATCTGTTATATCCTTGTCCAGTTTAATGCACATCGGCAAACGCGGAATCAGCAGCCGACTTTAACTCCCCGAAAAACGTTATCTTGCGGGGTTATGAGACATTAGAATGTCATGGCGGCTGCTATCCAAGTAGTGGGTGGACCTTGCCCCTTATCTACGATGCGCTCCGGATGCGGGGTTAGATAACAAGGTGTTGTAAACGAGATAGCTCTTAAGGGGCTGGGAGGAAGCGGAATTAAGCCGTTTGGGTGTTTCTAGGCCTTGAAATACTATTCCCCAGCCCCCTCAATCCTTGTTGTCGCATCCTATAAGCGCCGTGAGTAGATCTGTTGTCTACTTCGGGTTCTTTGAGACAAGCATACATACACACACATCCTACTTGAAACGGTCATTTGATCCATCCTTACTTCACTATAATGGAAGTTGATACAGCCGATCGAGCAAGCTCTTTGGCTCGAGATGAAAAAAAGACAACTGATACCGAGAATGATGGAATACAGCTATCGGCAATGAGAAGCACCAACTTAGGAGTACTTGACCCCATCCACAAAACAGATGAAGCGCACACAGATATTGGCCTGGAATTATTCCAAAAGTCTCTTCAATACAACGAGGAGCAGCTCGCTGCTGACGTCGGAAGAGTCCGGCGGAAGCTAGATTTTCTTGTGCTTccaatgatgatggtgacaTATATGCTTAGTTTCCTGGATAAGCAAACGTGAGCATGTCTCCAAACTGTTGAGTTCTAGTCTGACAGACAACAAGTCTGAACTACGCCAATGCTTATGGCCTCCAAGAAGACACTCATATGACCGGTGATCAGTATTCATGGGTGGCCTCCGCGTTGTATTTCGGCTGGCTCCTTGGCTCATACCCCTCCAATCTTGCCCTACAGCGCTTCCCCATTGGGAAATTTGTTGGGGGTATGACTTTTATCTGGGGTGCAGTCTGTATGCTTCAAGCTGCAGCTTTTACCTTTTCGGGTCTTTTTGCTGTGCGCTTTTTCCTCGGTATGGTAGAATCCTGCATTTCCCCGGGATGGCTTCTTCTATCATCAACTCTCTGGACTCGAGAAGAAATGCCCCTCCGAAGTTCATTCTGGCTCGCCATGAACGGAATGGCCCAAGTGATTGGTGCTCTACTGAGCTATGGACTGGGGAATGTAACAAATCTCGCTCTTCCGAACTGGAAACTCATCTTTATAGTATGATCCTCGCACTTTGTCTTGACTGCATGTGTTGACTTTAATAGGCTATTGGGGCATTGACTCTCCTCTGGGCTATCATC from Penicillium psychrofluorescens genome assembly, chromosome: 5 carries:
- a CDS encoding uncharacterized protein (ID:PFLUO_008142-T1.cds;~source:funannotate), producing MGSTTDNWQDIAKQKQQDIKAAIPSKWVIPDEKLPSESQADVSNFLSESGLFTNREIEIVSTDALKTLGYLSKGTWKSEDVTLAYCKAAAAAHQLTNCLSEIFFDEAIAQAKECDDYLQKHGRPKGPFHGFPISIKDNFNIIGKPSTIGIALLANTPATYNSTIVDLILQAGAVLYVKTNVPTAVMLGETVNNVTGRTLNPLNRSLTSGGSSGGESALIAFGGSRIGVGSDIGENTIFTREAVYELTCYAIGGSLRIPAACTGIFTIRPSAGRFPHCRARSGLAGQEAVMSVNGPLAKTLEEIVFYSKTIIDQKPWLHDPKCLPIPWRTVEPKRRLKLAVMWNDGLVMPTPPVARALRETVEKLKASGHELVDWEPTGHKEARDLLRRMFIADGAKSIRKLLEPTGEPFRPEMGSYEKSQEMGVYEMWQLQVERSDLQKSYLDHWNSVEELDGILCPTSPYSSVEHGKLEYGGYTGAYNLLDYSAVSFPCGIKADEKVDAAYSGHNPLSEFDVQVQGSCES
- a CDS encoding uncharacterized protein (ID:PFLUO_008141-T1.cds;~source:funannotate); this translates as MRRHNGLLSSCEPCRRAKLRCDHNVPTCGRCRRTDKAAACVYRLNPTRARKSMAQIAAAMPSTPATMSPTPLVTVHASPGPRSLAGPSYAVRERYIEDWSHRLAMNSTPIFLGPTSYSAVYSENEASLKQHSSITPLRLPEPRPSGVGVAYTVDVHQAQLGAELLSLLFDDFELYRRTAIACDEQISEGVLGLPTVRTLCDLVEGMYNSERGHLDPQSRLLALSRRLFEGTTSEIVTHATMTLDEYLVALAGRWEAIGFILTMSGMCAAHTTVDDPLFHGLRHTATDHKNLGILATAGSDRCLQFCDSVGVMSDTLGWLLIRHVHLLTLVCGDYDYRPRKRLGELSTLLFAIGYHQLDAGEHLPFFLAEGRKRLMVSAYACDKELATFLGCPPLIAYRFCRMQLPLDLEPAEVMAEPAVREAAIHKLDANGWNTKRLIKGTSWSRMAVLLGHVRELVLELSLDSRDHDIWQRVDEVSSLAQQVRNEIPSYLQWDGSIESTLRLTSSIPVYLHLDLLYSDFLLQRILVKRSMRGSETLVSLAHQMLKAILAQITIIQRCGNPFSDLGWTIPYFGLPSAGILAIELLRRTQNTHPRPNERPFPRSEVIQNLSILASHIQYITLPQKGNYEVCQQGRKAILYILDLVLSMRTDATASISAVPNDVIPTDWLNDEWLNDGTDFIRWIDTLDWDV